A stretch of Salvelinus namaycush isolate Seneca chromosome 42, SaNama_1.0, whole genome shotgun sequence DNA encodes these proteins:
- the LOC120034930 gene encoding group XIIA secretory phospholipase A2-like encodes MPTNCNYLLASGAVIMHHNSCIPVFLVGLLSFYGFLSCVSSCSKEPETPDWRMTLKTIRNGIHNIDKYLNVALDLFGGRDGLCLYECSDGYKPEPRPGYKPTPPNGCGSPLFGFQFDIGIPSLTKCCNQHDRCYDTCNRDKHDCDDEFQECLETICRRLQKMLGLAQSVQACENTVTLLFEAVMHMGCKPYMDSQRDSCICKFEVKRDL; translated from the exons ATGCCGACCAATTGCAACTATTTGCTAGCATCCGGTGCTGTCATCATGCATCATAACAGTTGCATCCCGGTTTTTCTCGTTGGCTTACTATCTTTCTATGGATTTCTGAGCTGTGTGTCTTCATGTAGTAAGGAACCTGAAACACCGGACTGGCGAATGACTTTAAAAACCATTCGCAATGGGATCCATAACATTGACAAATACCTCAACGTTGCTCTGGACTTATTTGGAGGACGAGATGGACTGTGTCTCTATGAATGCAGCGATG GTTACAAACCAGAACCCCGGCCTGGTTACAAACCAACCCCACCCAATGGATGTGGGTCACCCCTGTTCGGATTCCAG TTTGACATCGGCATCCCGTCCTTGACCAAGTGCTGTAACCAGCACGACCGTTGCTATGACACCTGTAACCGTGATAAACACGACTGTGACGATGAGTTCCAGGAATGCCTGGAGACCATCTGTAGGAGATTACAGAAGATGTTGGGACTGGCCCAGAGTGTCCAAG CGTGTGAGAATACTGTGACCCTGCTGTTTGAGGCTGTCATGCACATGGGCTGTAAACCTTACATGGACAGCCAGAGAGACTCCTGCATATGCAAATTTGAAGTCAAGAGGGATCTATGA